In one window of Arctopsyche grandis isolate Sample6627 chromosome 6, ASM5162203v2, whole genome shotgun sequence DNA:
- the LOC143913431 gene encoding putative isoaspartyl peptidase/L-asparaginase GA20639 isoform X2: protein MVEPVIIVHGGAGDIPENRVPAKIKGVKLAASLGYKCLNSGGSILDAIEVAVRSMEDDEAFNAGYGSVLNLDAAVEMEASMQRGSDLQAGCVTLIRDIRHPISIARRVLEKTPHAMLGGDGARSFAISEGFETVPPSSLVTDAALQALEDFLNGGGGGRIEIGHKKDMGDGVGTVGAVAIDSEGRIAVATSTGGMTGKYVGRIGDTPQIGSGTYADDKIGGVSTTGHGETILKVCLAHSIIIGMEKGLSPQEATTQAIDAMTNRLTETAGAITLSNKGDIGMYFSSKMMAWCYVKAGKIHYGIKPNEHNIEDFDVNAP from the exons ATGGTAGAACCTGTGATAATTGTGCATGGAGGAGCAGGAGACATTCCGGAAAACAGAGTTCCTGCCAAAATTAAAGGAGTTAAATTGGCCGCTTCTTTGGGCTACAAATGTCTAAATTCCGGAGGATCCATTTTAGATGCCATAGAAGTGGCTGTGAGATCTATGGAAGACGATGAAGCATTTAATGCAG GCTATGGATCGGTTTTGAATCTTGATGCCGCAGTAGAAATGGAAGCCAGCATGCAAAGGGGATCGGACTTACAAGCAGGTTGTGTGACTTTGATACGAGATATTCGACACCCTATCAGTATAGCGAGGCGCGTATTAGAAAAAACACCACATGCCATGCTGGGAGGAGATGGTGCTAGAAGTTTTGCAATATCCGAA GGTTTCGAAACTGTACCCCCATCTAGTTTGGTTACTGATGCAGCTTTACAAGCATTGGAAGACTTCCTGAATGGTGGAGGTGGTGGTCGAATTGAGATTGGACACAAAAAAgat ATGGGTGATGGCGTGGGTACTGTTGGAGCTGTGGCTATCGATAGTGAAGGACGCATTGCTGTGGCTACTTCGACAGGCGGTATGACCGGGAAATATGTAGGCCGAATAGGTGATACCCCCCAAATAGGAAGTGGCACATACGCTGATGATAAAATTGGAGGAGTGTCCACCACag GCCATGGAGAAACTATTCTTAAAGTTTGTTTGGCTCACAGCATCATCATTGGTATGGAAAAGGGCTTAAGTCCGCAAGAGGCAACCACCCAAGCCATTGATGCAATGACCAATAGACTTACAGAAACAGCTGGCGCTATAACTCTCTCTAATAAAGGAGATATTGGAATGTATTTTAGCTCTAAAATGATGGCTTGGTGTTATGTTAAAGCTGGAAAAATCCACTATGGCATCAAACCCAATGAACATAATATTGAAGATTTTGACGTCAATGCTCCGTAA
- the LOC143913431 gene encoding putative isoaspartyl peptidase/L-asparaginase GA20639 isoform X1 yields the protein MCLLSLYEHTKQRTHFTDIYKTEIKMVEPVIIVHGGAGDIPENRVPAKIKGVKLAASLGYKCLNSGGSILDAIEVAVRSMEDDEAFNAGYGSVLNLDAAVEMEASMQRGSDLQAGCVTLIRDIRHPISIARRVLEKTPHAMLGGDGARSFAISEGFETVPPSSLVTDAALQALEDFLNGGGGGRIEIGHKKDMGDGVGTVGAVAIDSEGRIAVATSTGGMTGKYVGRIGDTPQIGSGTYADDKIGGVSTTGHGETILKVCLAHSIIIGMEKGLSPQEATTQAIDAMTNRLTETAGAITLSNKGDIGMYFSSKMMAWCYVKAGKIHYGIKPNEHNIEDFDVNAP from the exons ATGTGCTTGTTATCATTGTACGAGCATACAAAGCAGCGCACTCATTTTACTG acatatataaaactgaaatcAAAATGGTAGAACCTGTGATAATTGTGCATGGAGGAGCAGGAGACATTCCGGAAAACAGAGTTCCTGCCAAAATTAAAGGAGTTAAATTGGCCGCTTCTTTGGGCTACAAATGTCTAAATTCCGGAGGATCCATTTTAGATGCCATAGAAGTGGCTGTGAGATCTATGGAAGACGATGAAGCATTTAATGCAG GCTATGGATCGGTTTTGAATCTTGATGCCGCAGTAGAAATGGAAGCCAGCATGCAAAGGGGATCGGACTTACAAGCAGGTTGTGTGACTTTGATACGAGATATTCGACACCCTATCAGTATAGCGAGGCGCGTATTAGAAAAAACACCACATGCCATGCTGGGAGGAGATGGTGCTAGAAGTTTTGCAATATCCGAA GGTTTCGAAACTGTACCCCCATCTAGTTTGGTTACTGATGCAGCTTTACAAGCATTGGAAGACTTCCTGAATGGTGGAGGTGGTGGTCGAATTGAGATTGGACACAAAAAAgat ATGGGTGATGGCGTGGGTACTGTTGGAGCTGTGGCTATCGATAGTGAAGGACGCATTGCTGTGGCTACTTCGACAGGCGGTATGACCGGGAAATATGTAGGCCGAATAGGTGATACCCCCCAAATAGGAAGTGGCACATACGCTGATGATAAAATTGGAGGAGTGTCCACCACag GCCATGGAGAAACTATTCTTAAAGTTTGTTTGGCTCACAGCATCATCATTGGTATGGAAAAGGGCTTAAGTCCGCAAGAGGCAACCACCCAAGCCATTGATGCAATGACCAATAGACTTACAGAAACAGCTGGCGCTATAACTCTCTCTAATAAAGGAGATATTGGAATGTATTTTAGCTCTAAAATGATGGCTTGGTGTTATGTTAAAGCTGGAAAAATCCACTATGGCATCAAACCCAATGAACATAATATTGAAGATTTTGACGTCAATGCTCCGTAA
- the LOC143913434 gene encoding SREBP regulating gene protein produces MMWRCGGAALRLMRRRLVLAVIFVSSLSYCIISLLRDNNNAVDSEVQDIVMERKHPFIWRTLQEHNETTVESTSCRNSIQGKVLVVDDRGFVCHRPDVLSSGCCNSLSHTTKQYSCATCSEGHCCVIYEYCVACCLHPDKKEILEAILDKVSVQHNVLFASVNDHFELCLAKCRTNSQSVHHENSYRDPKRKHCFGEDVPGS; encoded by the exons ATGATGTGGCGGTGCGGGGGGGCGGCGCTGCGGCTGATGCGGCGCCGCCTGGTGCTGGCTGTCATCTTCGTCTCCTCGCTCTCCTACTGCATCATCAGCTTGCTGCGGGAT AACAACAATGCGGTGGATTCAGAAGTCCAAGATATTGTAATGGAAAGAAAACATCCATTTATATGGAGAACCTTGCAGGAACACAATGAGACAACAGTAGAGAGCACCAGTTGTCGCAACTCCATTCAAGGGAAAGTTTTGGTGGTCGATGACAGGG gATTCGTCTGTCACCGACCAGATGTGTTATCTTCGGGATGTTGTAATTCACTATCGCACACAACCAAACAATATTCGTGTGCAACATGCTCAGAAGGACACTGTTgcgttatatatgaatattgcgTCGCTTGTTGTCTTCATCCTGATAAG AAAGAAATTCTCGAAGCTATTTTAGATAAAGTTTCAGTTCAACATAATGTACTGTTTGCTTCGGTGAACGACCACTTTGAATTGTGTTTGGCCAAATGCCGTACAAACTCTCAGAGTGTTCACCACGAAAACTCTTATAGGGATCCAAAGAGAAAACATTGTTTTGGTGAAGATGTGCCCGGTTCTTAG
- the LOC143912794 gene encoding uncharacterized protein LOC143912794, which yields MLTNAQVSSVIFAVIIFETLIIGFVQPAIIPETRLNSEKKLDTITKFIIEPWVQNTYFFAFETSTGNKREENGFLKKLKNGDNVLVVKGVYSYIGPDNENYQVYYSADENGYRESKLKPIVEKIEMEENTTIMSPINLGLANRILPPGLIASLTG from the exons ATGTTGACCAACGCACAAGTTAGTTCG GTCATTTTCGCAGTCATCATATTTGAAACTTTGATTATTGGATTTGTGCAACCTGCTATTATACCTGAGACACGATTGAATAGTGAAAAGAAACTTGACACGATCACAAAGTTTATAATAGAACCTTGGGTACAAAATACTTACTTCTTTGC ATTTGAAACATCGACTGGAAATAAAAGAGAAGAGAATGGATTTCTTAAGAAATTAAAAAACGGGGATAATGTATTGGTTGTCAAAGGGGTTTATTCATATATAGGACCAGACAACGAAAATTATCAAGTTTATTATTCAGCAGATGAAAATGGCTATCGTGAATCGAAATTAAAACCAATagttgaaaaaattgaaatggaGGAAAATACTACAATAATG AGTCCAATAAACTTAGGTCTTGCAAATAGGATACTGCCTCCTGGTTTGATTGCCTCCCTCACAGGCTAA